The Ipomoea triloba cultivar NCNSP0323 chromosome 13, ASM357664v1 genomic interval TACATGAACTGATCCCGCTTTTAGTcctttgatttttaaaaattaacaaaaatctataaaaataaaaataaaaattggcgCCAACAGAGAAGTTAATTGGGCTTCTAGGAGACTGGAGGAGCCCAATTTCCAAACCCCGCCAAATTATCAATAGTTACAATTGTTAAACGAAACCAAATTCACTTTACATTGTGGACtatgatttaaaaattatgtgtgtTTATAACTAACAACTtgtatttatgtaaataaatcaaaagcacataatatgttactacaatcacataatattttaactgcAGGCATATAACTGCATATAATGTGTATgcagttaaaatattatgttcTTAAAGTTAACATATTaagtgtcttcaatttatttatacagacacataatatactaattgcatatatacataatatgaatgtcattttggaccggggtgcacaatgcaaggtggatcttggtttatggtataatttgccaaatagCTATACTGGCACTTTGGATGGACCTTGGCCCAAAACGATATTGTTTCGACTGTCATGATTAATGGACTgttgtttcatttttcaaaaatcacgCGAAATATGTTTCTGAACATATTTAAGGCATATTATGAACATGTAATACAGTGAACGTTATAGTGTCtagtttatgaaaaataaacttTGAGTTTATGAACATGGAGTGTCTAGTTTCTGGACATTAAGCTTTGaatttataaacatatactcTATATTATCTAGTTTCTTAACATTAAGATGCTTTAATTGTCAAACAATATATGACTTTGGaaaatgtttaataaaattagttgttaattatgataatatataaaataactttAATTGTCAAACAATATAATGTCAAAATGAAtgataatcataatatataatgagcaaaattaaaatgtcaatttggcCACTGATGTGTAGTGAACCAGTGatgatacatattttttttatcaagtaAACAACACCTTTCTCAATGCAATAAACTCATGAATGATACAAATTTTGGTCTACATACATAAGTTGCTATATATATTGAggaaaatataaaacacaaactATTGTAATGcccatattatatatacttcttgcatgtactatatataataatccTTTTATAAAGATCTACAAGACGGTCTCACGCTTTACAAAATTGAAGGTGTCATTATTGCATCATTTTGGGCGAAACTCAACTCCATCCACGATGAGGCCACACTTAGCATAAAATTGTCTGTTATCAAACAACCTTACTTCAACCTCATCACCACCACAATCTCCTTTGGTACTCAAGAACTCCCCCATCTCTATCTCCATCCACTTGTCATCTCTCCACCGGGGAATTTTTCCTCGGAGAAACATAGGATCGTAGTTAGGGTACGCCCGGGACTTGAGGTGAACCAGGCTTGCTTTCGTTTCGGCTTCGCTATCGCTCTCATCCCTCACAAACCGAACCGTAGCTTTGGCTGCTTCCAGGCCATGATACCTCGTTCCCACTCTGAACACTAGATATGCTGCGTAGGTTGTTGCTGGGGACAACATTTGAGTTTGGATTCTGGCACGGATGTCTAAGAAGATAGCGCTGATAATATTTGCCACCTCTGAGAATCTGTATGTGATGGATGGGAATGTCTTAGTTAGAGCACCCTTATCCGTAGGGGAGGAGtctttgtaagtgtgattaggaaagagaatatggaaagaaagaaacaaaaagagaGCGAAAAAAACAGTAaattctaacaattaaaaaaaaaaaccaaaaaggtATTATAAAGTCTGGCAGCTACTCTGACTCGCCCCAGCGGGCGCGCAAAGTCCGCGGTTAGGCGCACTTTgcgtttgtttatttatttatttatttttttaatttgctttgCCATTTGTGACATGAACCAAGTCTTTGCAGGGAAATTATTTCTTCTCACTTTGGCCTCCACACCAGTTCACTTTTGCTTCTTCAAGTGTATAGATTGATGACATAAACCACACAATATTTACTGATGTAGATGCTGTTAGTGCTAATGGAGCAGCTAGCGTTAATGAGTAAAAGATAATAAACAAGGCTCAAATGCACCTAATAATCATAAAGATAACATGTTTACTCGACAAGGCTCAAATGCACCTAATAATCATAAAGATATATAACATTTTTACGAGTAAAGAAGTCTATGACTCAAGAAATAAGGAgtaaattaacaaaatagtcacttcACTATATCGATTTAATTGAGTTGGTCTCAGGATTTAAAAACTGCTTAATTTAGTCCTTTCACTATAAATTTTTAA includes:
- the LOC116001608 gene encoding F-box protein PP2-B10-like encodes the protein MEHFARLPEACVAEIISFTSPEDAARSSLVSAGFKSAADSDVVWDKFLPSDYQSIISRSLPPIVYATKKDLYFNLCHSPILLDQGKLRFFVDKRSGKKCYMLGATQIISWGDSTSLHMEWTSPTDSRFSEVANIISAIFLDIRARIQTQMLSPATTYAAYLVFRVGTRYHGLEAAKATVRFVRDESDSEAETKASLVHLKSRAYPNYDPMFLRGKIPRWRDDKWMEIEMGEFLSTKGDCGGDEVEVRLFDNRQFYAKCGLIVDGVEFRPK